A single genomic interval of Streptomyces sp. BA2 harbors:
- a CDS encoding bifunctional cytochrome P450/NADPH--P450 reductase: MPPTTTAPLSQDAGSDLSDLGGVPLIDISATGPGPAPLQQVMELVRRHGPVVRRRLHGRDALFVSDLDLVTELADETRFAKHVGPALENVREFTADGLFTAYNDEPNWARAHDILMPAFALGSMRTYHPMMLRVARRLVESWDRGARDGRPVDVPGDMTRMTLDTIGLAGFGHDFGSFERAEPHPFVDSMVRCLEWSMTRLSRTPGSDHSAADAAFRADADYLARVVDEVISARSGDAPGAEPADDLLGLMLSAAHPGDGTKLDTANIRNQVITFLIAGHETTSGAMSFALYYLAKHPAVLDLVRREVDALWGDAADPEPSFDDVGRLTYTRQVLNEALRLWPTAAAFGRRAREDTLLGGRIPLRAGQGVTVLTPMLHRQPVWGDNPELFDPARFTAEAGAARSPHAYLPFGTGERACIGRQFALHEATMLLGMLVHRYRLHDHADYRLTVKETLTLKPDGFTLTLTPRTAADRVHGGLLGTATPSAAAVPEAADLPARVVPGTRALFLHGSNYGTCRDFAAQLADEAASVGCETEVAPLDEYAGALPADRPVVITAASYNGRPTDDATAFASWLDGAPAATAENVTYAVLGVGDRNWAATYQQVPTRFDERLAELGGTRLLERAAADASGDLGGTVREFTARLRTALLERYGDPDAQATPEAAAAPTAYEVREVTGGPLDALAARHGLVPMTVTEAYDLTAPGHPRTKRFVRLALPDGATYRTGDHLTVLPANDPALVERAAAALGVDLDAVLDIRASSPRRDGLAVDRPLTVRQLLSHHVELQERPTASQLAVLAAANPCPPERSALSALADDAEARAADGRTLLELVEACPALRGALEWPRLLDVLTPLRPRHYSVSSSPAVHPGHADLMVSLLEAPARSGNGRLYRGTGSGHLNGVRPGDTVLARVQPCREAFRIGHTDAAPVIMVAAGTGLAPFRGAIADRVALTAEGAQLPPALCYFGCDDPDGDFLYAGELRAAESAGAVSLRPAFSASPVDGVAFVQHRIAAEADEVWALLAAGARIYVCGDGSRMAPGVRDALRTLHRDRTPGATAADSEQWLAELTAEGRYVEDVYAAG, translated from the coding sequence ATGCCCCCCACCACCACCGCACCGCTCTCCCAGGACGCAGGCTCCGACCTCTCCGACCTCGGCGGTGTACCGCTGATCGACATTTCCGCCACCGGGCCAGGGCCCGCCCCACTGCAGCAGGTCATGGAACTGGTCCGCCGCCACGGGCCCGTGGTGCGGCGGCGGCTGCACGGCCGCGACGCGCTGTTCGTCAGCGATCTCGATCTCGTCACCGAGCTCGCCGACGAGACGCGGTTCGCCAAGCACGTCGGCCCCGCCCTGGAGAACGTGCGCGAGTTCACCGCCGACGGACTGTTCACGGCGTACAACGACGAGCCCAACTGGGCCCGCGCGCACGACATCCTGATGCCCGCGTTCGCGCTGGGTTCGATGCGTACGTACCACCCGATGATGCTGCGTGTCGCCCGCCGGCTCGTCGAGTCGTGGGACCGGGGCGCGCGGGACGGGCGTCCCGTGGACGTTCCGGGCGACATGACCCGGATGACCCTGGACACGATCGGGCTCGCCGGGTTCGGCCACGACTTCGGGTCGTTCGAGCGGGCCGAGCCGCACCCCTTCGTCGACTCCATGGTCCGCTGCCTGGAGTGGAGCATGACGCGGCTGAGCCGTACGCCGGGCAGTGACCACTCGGCGGCGGACGCGGCCTTCCGGGCTGACGCCGACTATCTGGCGCGGGTGGTCGACGAGGTCATCTCCGCGCGGTCGGGCGACGCGCCGGGCGCGGAACCCGCCGATGACCTGCTCGGCCTCATGCTCAGCGCCGCGCACCCGGGCGACGGCACGAAGCTGGACACCGCCAACATCCGCAACCAGGTCATCACCTTCCTGATCGCGGGGCACGAGACGACGTCCGGCGCGATGTCGTTCGCGCTGTACTACCTGGCCAAGCATCCCGCCGTGCTGGATCTCGTGCGGCGCGAGGTCGACGCCCTGTGGGGCGACGCGGCCGACCCCGAGCCGTCCTTCGACGACGTCGGGCGGCTCACGTACACCCGGCAGGTCCTCAACGAGGCGCTGCGCCTGTGGCCGACGGCCGCCGCGTTCGGCCGACGCGCCCGCGAGGACACGCTTCTCGGCGGCCGCATACCGCTGCGCGCGGGCCAGGGCGTCACCGTCCTGACGCCGATGCTGCACCGGCAGCCCGTGTGGGGCGACAACCCGGAGCTGTTCGACCCGGCGCGCTTCACCGCCGAGGCGGGGGCGGCGCGCTCCCCGCACGCGTATCTGCCGTTCGGTACCGGTGAACGGGCCTGCATCGGGCGGCAGTTCGCGCTGCACGAGGCGACCATGCTGCTCGGGATGCTGGTCCACCGCTACCGCCTTCACGACCACGCCGACTACCGGCTCACCGTCAAGGAGACGCTCACCCTCAAGCCCGACGGCTTCACGCTCACGCTGACGCCGCGCACCGCCGCCGACCGCGTGCACGGCGGGCTTTTGGGCACAGCAACCCCATCGGCAGCAGCAGTGCCCGAAGCGGCCGATCTACCGGCGCGGGTCGTGCCCGGCACCCGCGCGCTCTTCCTGCACGGAAGCAACTACGGCACCTGCCGGGACTTCGCCGCCCAACTCGCCGACGAGGCCGCATCGGTGGGCTGTGAGACGGAGGTCGCGCCGCTGGACGAGTACGCCGGCGCGCTGCCCGCCGACCGTCCGGTCGTCATCACCGCCGCCTCCTACAACGGCCGTCCCACCGACGACGCCACGGCGTTCGCCTCCTGGCTGGACGGCGCCCCGGCGGCCACCGCGGAGAACGTCACGTACGCGGTCCTCGGCGTGGGCGACCGCAACTGGGCCGCCACGTATCAGCAGGTCCCGACGCGCTTCGACGAGCGGCTCGCGGAGCTGGGCGGCACCCGGCTCCTGGAGCGTGCGGCGGCCGATGCCTCGGGCGATCTCGGCGGCACCGTACGGGAGTTCACGGCGCGGCTGCGTACGGCGCTGCTCGAGCGGTACGGCGATCCCGACGCGCAGGCGACTCCGGAAGCCGCCGCTGCCCCGACGGCGTACGAGGTCCGCGAGGTGACCGGCGGCCCGCTGGACGCGCTCGCCGCGCGGCACGGCCTTGTCCCGATGACGGTCACCGAGGCCTACGACCTCACCGCGCCCGGCCACCCCCGCACGAAGCGCTTCGTACGGCTCGCCCTGCCCGACGGCGCGACCTACCGCACCGGCGACCACCTCACCGTGCTGCCGGCCAACGACCCGGCGCTCGTCGAGCGGGCAGCCGCCGCGCTCGGCGTGGACCTGGACGCCGTTCTCGACATCCGCGCGAGCAGCCCGCGCCGTGACGGTCTCGCCGTGGACCGCCCGCTGACGGTACGCCAACTTCTGTCCCATCACGTCGAGTTGCAGGAGCGGCCCACGGCGAGTCAGCTGGCCGTACTGGCGGCGGCCAACCCCTGCCCGCCCGAGCGGTCCGCCCTCTCCGCCCTGGCCGACGACGCCGAGGCCCGCGCGGCCGACGGGCGCACGCTGCTCGAACTGGTCGAGGCCTGCCCCGCCCTGCGCGGCGCCCTGGAGTGGCCGCGGCTGCTCGACGTGCTCACGCCCCTGCGGCCCCGCCACTACTCGGTGTCCTCATCACCGGCGGTGCACCCCGGCCACGCCGACCTGATGGTGTCCCTCCTGGAGGCTCCGGCCCGCTCGGGCAACGGGCGGCTGTACCGCGGCACGGGCTCCGGCCATCTCAACGGGGTGCGGCCGGGCGACACCGTCCTGGCCCGGGTCCAGCCGTGCCGCGAGGCCTTCCGCATCGGCCACACGGACGCCGCGCCGGTCATCATGGTCGCCGCGGGCACGGGCCTCGCCCCCTTCCGCGGCGCCATCGCGGACCGCGTGGCGCTGACCGCCGAGGGAGCCCAACTCCCGCCCGCGCTCTGCTACTTCGGCTGCGACGACCCGGACGGCGACTTCCTGTACGCCGGGGAACTGCGCGCCGCGGAGTCCGCGGGAGCGGTCTCGCTGCGCCCCGCCTTCAGCGCCTCCCCCGTCGACGGGGTGGCCTTCGTCCAGCACCGCATCGCGGCGGAGGCCGACGAAGTGTGGGCCCTGCTGGCCGCCGGAGCCCGGATATACGTGTGCGGCGACGGCTCACGCATGGCCCCGGGCGTACGCGACGCCCTGCGCACGCTCCATCGCGACCGGACCCCGGGGGCCACGGCGGCGGACTCCGAACAGTGGCTCGCCGAGCTGACTGCGGAGGGGCGTTACGTGGAGGACGTGTACGCGGCCGGATAG
- a CDS encoding PadR family transcriptional regulator yields the protein MSLKYAVLAALLEGESSGYDLAKIFDVSVSNFWSATPQQLYRELERLAADGLIAARVVQQERRPNKRMFTLTDAGRRDLHAFAAEPPRPIAIRDELMVKVQAMDGGDPAATRALIEERMAWSRGKLARYERLRLHLLGGREEEAYLREAERVGPYLTLMAGRSLEESNLRWGERVLEILDRRLDYAHKGGT from the coding sequence ATGTCTCTCAAGTACGCGGTGCTCGCGGCGCTCCTGGAGGGCGAGTCGTCCGGCTACGACCTGGCCAAGATCTTCGACGTGTCCGTGTCGAACTTCTGGTCCGCGACCCCCCAGCAGCTCTACCGCGAGCTGGAGCGACTGGCCGCCGACGGCCTGATCGCCGCGCGCGTCGTGCAACAGGAACGCAGGCCGAACAAGCGGATGTTCACGCTCACCGACGCCGGGCGGCGGGATCTGCACGCCTTCGCCGCCGAGCCGCCCCGGCCCATCGCCATCCGGGACGAGCTCATGGTCAAGGTGCAGGCCATGGACGGCGGCGACCCGGCAGCCACCCGCGCGCTGATCGAGGAGCGCATGGCGTGGTCGCGCGGCAAGCTCGCCCGGTACGAACGGCTGCGCCTCCACCTCCTCGGCGGCCGCGAGGAGGAGGCGTACCTCCGCGAGGCCGAGCGCGTCGGCCCCTACCTCACGCTGATGGCGGGCAGGTCCCTGGAGGAGTCGAACCTGCGCTGGGGCGAGCGGGTCCTGGAGATCCTCGACCGACGGCTCGACTACGCCCACAAGGGCGGCACTTGA
- a CDS encoding nuclear transport factor 2 family protein has protein sequence MQAFRKAVEADDHAAVEALLAEDVVFSSPVVFRPYPGRATTAAILRGVTRVFEDFRYVREINDAGGRDSALVFEARVGDRQITGCDFLHVNEEGLIDEFTVMVRPLSAAQALAAAMGAQWERITQEAFGA, from the coding sequence ATGCAGGCTTTCCGCAAGGCCGTCGAGGCCGACGATCATGCTGCCGTCGAGGCGCTCCTGGCCGAGGACGTCGTCTTCTCCAGCCCGGTCGTCTTCCGCCCCTACCCGGGCAGGGCGACGACCGCCGCGATCCTGCGCGGCGTCACGAGGGTCTTCGAGGACTTCCGGTACGTACGCGAGATCAACGACGCCGGAGGGCGCGACTCCGCGCTCGTCTTCGAGGCGCGGGTCGGCGACCGGCAGATCACCGGCTGCGACTTCCTCCACGTCAACGAGGAGGGACTGATCGACGAGTTCACGGTGATGGTCCGCCCCCTGTCGGCCGCGCAGGCGCTCGCGGCGGCCATGGGCGCCCAGTGGGAGCGGATCACGCAGGAGGCCTTTGGCGCATAG
- a CDS encoding LysR family transcriptional regulator, whose product MGDRNSNESDGAAGIAPLDLNLLRTFLAVYRSGSFTAAARLLGLSQPTVTTQIRALERQVDRELFERLPRGVAPAPYADALAARVVDPLDALAAVTGHGGPLDGAPAEPVHLAGPAEMLCHCALPALAPLVEKGVRLRVTTGLTDRLLDELRTGRHDLVIATARPRGRSLSSVPLADEEFVLVAAPSWAERIGGAGRIAADGPGVLLGVPLVTYAEDLPIARRYWRHVFGKRLTCEASVTVPDLRGVLSAVTAGAGFSVLPRYLCRDALAAGTLTLLHDPEDAPINTGFLVRRPGSADNPHVSLVHDHLVQSARAW is encoded by the coding sequence ATGGGAGATAGGAATTCCAATGAGTCCGATGGGGCGGCGGGAATAGCTCCGCTGGACCTGAACCTGCTGCGCACGTTCCTTGCCGTGTACCGGTCGGGTTCCTTCACCGCCGCGGCCCGCCTCCTCGGCCTCTCGCAGCCCACCGTCACCACACAGATCCGGGCCCTTGAGCGGCAGGTCGACCGGGAGCTGTTCGAGCGGCTGCCCCGGGGCGTGGCGCCCGCACCGTACGCGGACGCGCTCGCCGCCCGTGTCGTCGATCCTCTCGACGCCCTCGCCGCGGTCACCGGACACGGCGGCCCCCTCGACGGCGCCCCCGCGGAGCCCGTCCATCTGGCGGGCCCGGCCGAGATGCTCTGCCACTGCGCGCTGCCCGCGCTCGCGCCGCTGGTCGAGAAGGGGGTCAGGCTGCGCGTGACGACGGGCCTGACCGACCGGCTCCTGGACGAGCTGCGGACGGGACGGCACGACCTGGTGATCGCCACGGCCCGCCCCCGGGGGCGCTCCCTGAGTTCCGTGCCACTGGCGGACGAGGAGTTCGTCCTGGTCGCGGCGCCCTCGTGGGCCGAGCGCATCGGCGGCGCCGGGCGAATCGCCGCTGACGGCCCCGGAGTGCTGCTCGGCGTCCCCCTGGTGACCTACGCCGAGGACCTGCCGATCGCCCGCCGCTACTGGCGGCACGTCTTCGGCAAGCGGCTGACCTGCGAGGCCTCCGTCACCGTCCCCGACCTGCGCGGCGTGCTCTCGGCTGTCACGGCGGGCGCGGGCTTCTCCGTGCTGCCCCGCTACCTCTGCCGCGACGCCCTGGCCGCCGGCACCCTGACCCTGCTCCACGACCCGGAGGACGCCCCGATCAACACCGGCTTCCTGGTGCGGCGCCCGGGATCCGCGGACAACCCCCACGTCTCCCTCGTGCACGACCACCTCGTTCAGTCGGCCCGCGCCTGGTAA
- a CDS encoding type 1 glutamine amidotransferase domain-containing protein produces MSKILFVVTGADHWTLADGTQHPTGFWAEEAVAPYEAFKAAGHDIVVATPGGVVPTVDQASLAPEFNGGQEGADKVATTLAEIAEFLSPVKLEEVDLAEYAAVFVPGGHGPMEDLAVNAESGRLLSAALEIGMPLGVVCHGPAALLAATKEDGSNAFAGYGLTGFTNVEETQSGFAEKAKWLLQDRLVAAGADFQEGEPWAPKVVVDRNLVTGQNPASAAPLADELLKKLA; encoded by the coding sequence ATGTCCAAGATCCTGTTCGTCGTGACCGGCGCCGACCACTGGACGCTGGCCGACGGCACCCAGCACCCGACCGGCTTCTGGGCCGAGGAGGCCGTCGCGCCGTACGAGGCGTTCAAGGCCGCCGGACACGACATCGTCGTCGCGACACCGGGGGGCGTCGTGCCGACCGTCGACCAGGCGAGCCTCGCGCCCGAGTTCAACGGCGGCCAGGAAGGCGCCGACAAGGTCGCCACGACTCTCGCGGAGATCGCCGAGTTCCTGTCGCCGGTGAAGCTGGAGGAGGTCGACCTCGCGGAGTACGCCGCGGTCTTCGTCCCCGGCGGCCACGGCCCCATGGAGGACCTCGCCGTCAACGCCGAGTCGGGCAGGCTGCTCAGCGCCGCGCTGGAGATCGGCATGCCGCTCGGCGTCGTCTGCCACGGTCCTGCCGCGCTGCTCGCCGCCACCAAGGAGGACGGCTCCAACGCCTTCGCGGGGTACGGGCTGACCGGCTTCACCAATGTCGAGGAGACGCAGTCCGGCTTCGCCGAGAAGGCCAAGTGGCTGCTCCAGGACCGGCTCGTCGCGGCGGGCGCCGACTTCCAGGAGGGCGAGCCGTGGGCCCCCAAGGTGGTCGTCGACCGCAACCTGGTCACCGGTCAGAACCCGGCCTCCGCAGCCCCGTTGGCGGACGAACTGCTCAAGAAGCTGGCCTGA
- a CDS encoding TetR/AcrR family transcriptional regulator, whose product MGTDRLEEVLDATYDSLTRYGVRRTTMDDIASTMGVSRSAVYQYVRNKDDAFRKLAERLHAEALARARQAAADDTSAAERIRGVLAAKLDLVLRLAGDSPHSAELLDAKARLFGDICHGFTGSLRRLLIDLFSEAGTPATVEPAEAADICISLVIGLESVSDGHRLFGPATDALLTGLLGSPVTTTAPR is encoded by the coding sequence ATGGGCACCGACCGGCTCGAAGAGGTCCTCGACGCCACCTACGACTCCCTCACCCGGTACGGCGTACGGCGCACCACGATGGACGACATCGCCTCCACGATGGGCGTGTCCCGGTCAGCGGTCTACCAGTACGTCCGCAACAAGGACGACGCCTTCCGCAAGCTCGCCGAGCGCCTGCACGCCGAGGCGCTCGCGCGGGCCCGGCAGGCGGCGGCCGACGACACCTCCGCCGCCGAGCGGATCCGGGGTGTCCTCGCCGCCAAACTCGACCTGGTCCTGCGCCTGGCCGGGGACTCACCGCACTCCGCCGAACTCCTCGACGCGAAGGCCCGCCTCTTCGGCGACATCTGCCACGGCTTCACCGGCTCGCTGCGGCGCCTGCTCATCGACCTGTTCTCCGAAGCGGGTACCCCGGCCACGGTGGAGCCCGCCGAGGCCGCCGACATCTGCATCTCCCTGGTCATAGGCCTGGAGTCCGTGTCCGACGGCCACCGGCTCTTCGGCCCCGCCACGGACGCGCTCCTGACCGGGCTTCTCGGATCGCCGGTCACCACGACGGCGCCCCGCTGA
- a CDS encoding aldehyde dehydrogenase family protein yields MHRHPDVLDPEASDSEVLDPAALAAKLRSTFATGRTRPLAWREEQLTRLRSLFTEHREDIADALHADLHKPRTEAYTAEVDFPVREIDHTLAHLEEWLRPQPLASGALAGLPDGSTAGTQYEPLGTVLIIAPWNYPVQLLLVPLVGALAAGNTAVLKPSEVTPATSELIARLIPEYLDTDAVAVVEGGVPETTALLAQRYDHIFYTGNGAVGRIVMRAAAEHLTPVTLELGGKSPVFVDRGVDLAAVATRLAESKFRNAGQTCVAPDYVLTDPDTAPALARELRTAVARVFGTDPKSSEAYGRIVNERHFDRVSALLGSGTTAFGGQSDRDDVYIAPTVLTDVKPDEPVMREEIFGPVLPIVNVDGLDEAIAFINDRDKPLALYGFTESETTRQRLAAETSSGGLGFGLPMAHLRVPELPFGGVGESGVGNYHGPHSIATFSHRKARLDVPLG; encoded by the coding sequence ATGCACCGCCACCCCGACGTGCTCGACCCCGAAGCGTCCGATTCCGAAGTGCTCGACCCCGCAGCCCTCGCCGCCAAGCTCCGTTCCACCTTCGCCACCGGCCGCACCCGCCCCCTGGCCTGGCGCGAGGAACAGCTCACCCGGCTGCGCTCCCTGTTCACGGAGCACCGCGAGGACATCGCGGACGCCCTCCACGCCGATCTGCACAAGCCGCGCACCGAGGCGTACACCGCCGAAGTCGACTTCCCCGTAAGGGAGATCGACCACACTCTGGCCCATCTGGAGGAGTGGCTGCGCCCGCAGCCGCTCGCGTCCGGCGCCCTTGCGGGGCTGCCCGACGGCTCGACCGCCGGTACGCAGTACGAACCGCTCGGCACCGTCCTGATCATCGCGCCGTGGAACTACCCCGTCCAGCTCCTGCTCGTGCCCCTCGTGGGCGCGCTGGCGGCGGGCAACACGGCCGTCCTGAAGCCGAGCGAAGTCACCCCGGCCACCTCGGAGTTGATCGCACGGCTCATCCCGGAGTACCTGGACACGGACGCGGTCGCCGTCGTCGAGGGCGGCGTGCCGGAGACCACCGCGCTGCTGGCCCAGCGCTACGACCACATCTTCTACACCGGCAACGGCGCCGTCGGCCGCATCGTGATGCGCGCGGCGGCCGAGCACCTCACCCCCGTCACCCTCGAACTCGGCGGCAAGTCACCGGTGTTCGTGGACCGGGGCGTCGACCTGGCCGCCGTCGCCACGCGCCTGGCCGAGTCCAAGTTCCGTAACGCGGGCCAGACATGCGTCGCTCCCGACTACGTCCTGACCGACCCGGACACCGCGCCCGCCCTCGCCCGGGAGCTGCGCACGGCCGTGGCGCGGGTGTTCGGCACGGACCCCAAGTCCTCTGAAGCGTACGGTCGCATCGTGAACGAGCGGCACTTCGACCGGGTCTCGGCCCTCCTCGGCTCCGGGACGACGGCGTTCGGCGGGCAGAGCGACCGCGACGACGTCTACATCGCGCCGACTGTGCTCACCGACGTGAAGCCCGACGAGCCGGTGATGCGGGAGGAGATCTTCGGTCCCGTACTGCCGATCGTGAACGTCGACGGGCTCGACGAGGCCATCGCGTTCATCAACGACCGCGACAAGCCGCTCGCCCTCTACGGCTTCACGGAGAGCGAGACGACACGGCAGCGCCTCGCCGCGGAGACATCGTCGGGCGGGCTCGGCTTCGGCCTCCCGATGGCTCATCTGCGCGTACCCGAGCTGCCGTTCGGCGGAGTCGGCGAGAGCGGCGTCGGCAATTACCACGGCCCGCACTCCATCGCCACGTTCAGCCACCGCAAGGCCCGGCTCGACGTTCCGCTGGGGTGA
- a CDS encoding MerR family transcriptional regulator, which translates to MRIGELSERTGTPRRLLRYYEEQGLIMAARSANGYREYDERFVDRVVQIRGLLDAGLPTRIIKQILPCLDKPRTIYFPDATPEMIATLEHQRDRMTERVDCLARNRDAIVEYLDAVRDGNPPDRVPQEPAVS; encoded by the coding sequence ATGCGGATCGGAGAGCTGTCGGAGCGGACCGGGACACCCCGGCGACTGCTGCGCTACTACGAGGAGCAGGGCCTCATCATGGCCGCGCGCTCGGCGAACGGCTACCGCGAGTACGACGAGCGCTTCGTGGACCGCGTCGTGCAGATCAGAGGGCTGCTCGACGCGGGCCTTCCCACCCGCATCATCAAGCAGATCCTGCCCTGCCTGGACAAGCCAAGGACCATCTACTTCCCGGACGCGACACCGGAGATGATCGCCACCCTGGAGCACCAGCGGGACCGCATGACCGAGCGCGTCGACTGCCTGGCCCGCAATCGCGACGCCATCGTCGAGTACCTCGACGCGGTGCGCGACGGCAATCCCCCGGACCGGGTGCCCCAGGAGCCCGCGGTCTCATGA
- a CDS encoding TetR/AcrR family transcriptional regulator, with the protein MPKETPKEKPKGKATDAAEGRRASDRGRYGRLSRERVLATALEVVDRDGLSGLSMRKLGAELGVEAMALYRYAAGKGALLDGLVEAFCQELEGDLAAKPRADDWRRELHRIALATYGVALRHPNMVPLLATRLLSTPLARRPAAVLRSDERVLALLHDAGLGDRRTVQVHRAFTAWLLGYLLVELRAMDDEPGEQDPAFRLGLHRMPAQEFPRLRATAISLDGRGGPKQLAAGLDALLGS; encoded by the coding sequence ATGCCGAAAGAGACGCCGAAAGAGAAGCCGAAAGGGAAAGCGACGGACGCGGCCGAGGGGCGGCGCGCCAGCGACCGCGGGCGCTACGGACGCCTCAGCAGGGAGCGCGTCCTGGCCACGGCCCTCGAGGTCGTCGACCGCGACGGGCTCTCCGGCCTGAGCATGCGCAAGCTCGGCGCGGAACTGGGCGTGGAGGCGATGGCCCTCTACCGTTACGCGGCCGGCAAGGGGGCCCTCCTCGACGGCCTGGTCGAGGCGTTCTGCCAGGAACTGGAGGGCGATCTGGCGGCGAAGCCCCGGGCCGACGACTGGCGTCGTGAGTTGCACCGCATCGCGCTCGCCACCTACGGAGTCGCCCTGCGGCACCCGAACATGGTTCCCCTGCTCGCCACCCGCCTGCTGTCCACCCCGCTGGCCCGCCGCCCCGCGGCCGTGCTGCGCAGCGACGAGCGTGTCCTGGCCCTGCTCCATGACGCCGGTCTGGGCGACCGCCGCACGGTGCAGGTCCACCGGGCGTTCACGGCGTGGCTGCTCGGCTATCTCCTCGTCGAGCTGCGGGCCATGGACGACGAGCCCGGCGAACAGGACCCGGCCTTCCGGCTCGGCCTGCACCGCATGCCCGCGCAGGAGTTCCCGCGGCTGCGGGCCACCGCCATCTCCCTGGACGGGCGGGGCGGGCCGAAGCAACTGGCCGCGGGGCTCGACGCGTTGCTCGGGTCATGA